From Candidatus Dormiibacterota bacterium, one genomic window encodes:
- a CDS encoding cellulose synthase family protein, whose translation MTVVLGTIVAAYYATLLLLSIYGAHRYSLLRLYHRHKPSDTRPPPPLDPLPVVTVQLPVYNERYVVERLIRAACALDYPADRLEIQVLDDSADDTQRLAADTVESMRRLGHDVVHLRRGGREGFKAGALAYGLARAKGDLIAMFDADFVPPPSFLLDLVHHFGDPRVGMVQARWGHLNREYSVLTRIQSIYLDGHFVIEHAARHRAGCFFNFNGTAGVWRRACIESAGGWQSDTLTEDLDLSYRAQLKGWEFVFLPDVTAPAELPADNDAFKTQQHRWTLGSIQSGRKILPRLLRARLPLKVKVEAFFHLTNNSAYALMLLLAILIVPAVLARRALGLDGLVYIDLPLFLLSTLSISIFYVCAEREVHEDWLTSLAYLPFLMSLGIGLSLNNARAVWSGCSGRRVEFLRTPKHSLQGTDGDWSRSSYRGLRRRGWTAAEMLLGIYFTAASACAIITGNASVLPFFLLFQMGYLYTSFLSLAQALRRRLESAALLRALREAEKKRLDADPGAA comes from the coding sequence GTGACCGTCGTCCTTGGCACGATCGTCGCGGCCTACTACGCGACGCTGCTCCTGCTCTCGATCTACGGCGCGCACCGTTATTCCCTGCTGCGTCTTTATCACAGGCACAAACCGTCCGACACGCGCCCCCCGCCGCCGCTCGACCCGCTCCCCGTGGTGACAGTGCAGCTTCCCGTGTACAACGAGCGCTACGTCGTCGAGCGCCTCATCCGCGCCGCCTGCGCCCTCGACTACCCTGCCGATCGCCTGGAGATCCAGGTGCTGGACGACTCGGCGGATGACACGCAGCGCCTCGCGGCGGACACCGTTGAATCGATGCGCCGGCTCGGGCACGACGTCGTGCACCTGCGCCGCGGGGGCCGCGAGGGGTTCAAGGCCGGGGCGCTGGCGTACGGTCTGGCGCGCGCGAAGGGAGACCTGATCGCGATGTTCGACGCCGATTTCGTACCGCCCCCGTCGTTCCTCCTCGACCTCGTGCACCACTTCGGCGACCCGCGCGTCGGAATGGTGCAGGCGCGCTGGGGGCACCTCAATCGCGAGTACTCGGTCCTGACCCGCATCCAGTCGATCTACCTGGACGGGCACTTCGTCATCGAGCACGCCGCGCGGCACCGCGCCGGCTGCTTCTTCAATTTCAACGGCACCGCCGGAGTCTGGAGACGGGCCTGCATCGAGTCGGCCGGCGGCTGGCAGTCCGACACCCTCACCGAGGACCTCGACCTGTCGTACCGCGCGCAGCTCAAGGGATGGGAGTTCGTGTTCCTGCCGGACGTCACGGCCCCCGCCGAGCTGCCGGCCGACAACGACGCCTTCAAGACGCAGCAGCACCGCTGGACCCTGGGTTCCATCCAGTCGGGCCGGAAGATCCTGCCGCGGCTCCTGCGCGCGCGCCTTCCGCTCAAGGTGAAGGTGGAGGCGTTCTTCCACCTCACCAACAACAGCGCCTACGCCCTCATGCTGCTCCTGGCGATCCTCATCGTGCCGGCCGTGCTCGCCCGCCGCGCGCTGGGCCTCGACGGGCTGGTCTACATCGACCTGCCGCTCTTCCTCCTGTCGACCCTCTCGATCTCCATCTTCTACGTGTGCGCGGAGCGCGAGGTGCACGAGGACTGGCTGACGAGCCTGGCCTACCTGCCGTTCCTGATGTCCCTGGGAATCGGGCTCAGCCTCAACAATGCGCGCGCGGTCTGGAGCGGCTGTTCCGGGAGACGCGTCGAGTTCCTGCGCACCCCGAAGCACAGTCTGCAGGGGACGGACGGGGACTGGAGCCGTTCGTCCTACCGCGGGCTCCGCCGACGCGGCTGGACGGCCGCGGAAATGCTCCTGGGTATTTATTTCACCGCCGCAAGCGCCTGCGCCATCATCACGGGGAATGCGTCCGTCCTTCCCTTCTTCCTCCTGTTCCAGATGGGGTACCTCTACACCTCGTTCCTGTCGCTCGCCCAGGCACTGCGCCGGCGTCTCGAGTCGGCGGCCCTTCTCCGAGCCTTGCGAGAAGCGGAGAAGAAACGCCTTGACGCCGACCCCGGTGCGGCGTAG
- a CDS encoding tetratricopeptide repeat protein, protein MLPLRTIVAPGILACIFICPAGAFGVPLVSGPAGCALELRARDASGNTILMTVAYALDRPGLVLASLSAAARLRTQWQRLQTVPDPGSAGPGDGPAPIEVTEVLLQDPSRDLVLLRAPGLAACGGEGDGAEDEQAAPAPAPAEGDTLVGLRDRDGYRPRVFQARLDKMIALGAGPGLLRVRIPDGGGAGSGFLFDRHHRLFGSILPPPPGGDRLFACAVPIDRSEIDVAASGPGLPVPDALARPADDFSRSAAGLWAQALLLTRDDQADRALHLLDDVARISGDSDVLMLERGGRLFRIGRTDAAIADFERAARLSPRLHLARFNLGVAYGTAGRYEDAIDSFTHALEIEPLHAQTHFQLALALMATHRAEGARRECDSLEKIDPALARDLRAALPF, encoded by the coding sequence GTGCTGCCGCTGCGGACCATCGTCGCTCCCGGTATCCTGGCCTGCATCTTCATCTGTCCCGCCGGTGCTTTCGGCGTGCCGCTCGTTTCCGGCCCGGCCGGCTGCGCCCTGGAGCTGCGGGCGCGCGACGCCTCCGGTAACACGATCCTGATGACGGTCGCCTACGCGCTCGATCGCCCCGGTCTGGTCCTGGCCTCCCTGTCGGCCGCGGCGCGCCTGCGGACTCAATGGCAGCGCCTGCAGACGGTGCCCGATCCCGGATCGGCGGGGCCGGGGGATGGCCCCGCCCCGATCGAGGTGACCGAGGTCCTCCTCCAGGACCCGAGCCGGGATCTGGTGCTCCTGCGCGCCCCGGGGCTCGCGGCGTGCGGCGGAGAAGGGGACGGTGCCGAGGACGAACAAGCCGCCCCGGCGCCCGCCCCGGCAGAAGGGGACACGCTCGTCGGCCTGCGGGACCGCGACGGCTACCGGCCGCGCGTCTTCCAGGCGCGTCTCGACAAGATGATCGCCCTGGGGGCCGGCCCCGGGCTCCTGCGCGTCCGCATTCCCGACGGGGGCGGCGCGGGATCAGGTTTCCTGTTCGACCGTCACCACCGTCTGTTCGGCTCCATCCTGCCGCCTCCCCCCGGCGGCGATCGATTGTTCGCCTGCGCCGTGCCGATCGATCGCAGCGAGATCGACGTCGCCGCGTCCGGCCCCGGTCTTCCGGTGCCGGACGCGCTGGCGCGCCCCGCGGACGACTTCTCGCGCAGCGCCGCGGGGCTCTGGGCGCAGGCGCTCCTCCTGACGCGCGACGACCAGGCGGATCGGGCGCTGCACCTCCTGGACGACGTGGCGCGTATTTCGGGAGATTCCGATGTCCTGATGCTGGAGCGCGGCGGCCGCCTGTTCCGCATCGGCAGGACCGATGCCGCCATCGCGGACTTCGAGCGCGCCGCTCGGCTCAGCCCGCGCCTGCACCTCGCCCGGTTCAATCTCGGCGTGGCCTACGGCACGGCCGGCCGCTACGAGGACGCGATCGACTCGTTCACGCACGCCCTCGAGATCGAGCCGCTCCACGCGCAGACCCACTTTCAGCTCGCGCTCGCGCTGATGGCGACGCACCGGGCCGAGGGGGCGCGACGCGAATGCGACAGCCTCGAGAAGATCGATCCGGCGCTGGCGCGCGATCTGCGCGCCGCGCTGCCCTTCTGA